A stretch of Oryza brachyantha chromosome 4, ObraRS2, whole genome shotgun sequence DNA encodes these proteins:
- the LOC102721157 gene encoding adenine phosphoribosyltransferase 1-like isoform X1, producing the protein MGEEENNNSTSKNSRGCDDDVMVESPAPAKENGRAADPRLQGISDAIRVVPHFPKPGIMFNDITALLLRPAVFKDAVDMFVERYRGMGIAAVAGIEARGFIFGPAIALAIGAKFIPLRKPKKLPGEVISETYVLEYGTDCLEMHVGATEPGERVVVVDDLVATGGTLSAAIKLLVSCARSTMLHRRGVSLFSFVKSANNKTHILSLKNRLFNRQAIDKLNCLGSIFVMEVISRYFSS; encoded by the exons ATGGGGGAAGAGGAGAACAACAATAGCACCAGCAAGAACAGCCGcggctgcgacgacgacgtcatGGTGgagtctccggcgccggcgaaggagaacggccgcgccgccgacccgCGGCTCCAGGGCATCTCCGACGCCATCCGCGTCGTCCCGCACTTCCCCAAGCCAG GGATCATGTTCAACGATATCACCGCGCTGCTGCTCCGGCCCGCCGTGTTCAAGGACGCCGTGGACATGTTCGTCGAGCGCTACCGCGGCATGGGCATAGCGGCCGTCGCAG GTATTGAAGCTAGAGGATTCATATTTGGCCCGGCAATTGCGCTAGCCATCGGAGCAAAATTCATACCGTTGCGCAAACCTAAGAAACTCCCAG GTGAGGTAATTTCTGAGACCTATGTACTTGAGTACGGGACGGATTGCTTGGAGATGCATGTTGGAGCTACTGAACCTGGTGAGCGCGTAGTGGTCGTTGATGATTTGGTCGCAACTGGTGGAACACTTTCTGCTGCAATAAAACTTCTTG tttcttgTGCTCGATCTACCATGCTACATCGACGGGGTGTAtcattgttttcatttgtCAAGTCCGCGAATAATAAAACACACattttaagcttaaaaaatcgTTTGTTTAACAGACAAGCAATAGATAAACTAAATTGTTTAGGATCGATATTTGTTATGGAAGTAATATCAcgatatttttcatcataa
- the LOC102721157 gene encoding adenine phosphoribosyltransferase 2-like isoform X2, giving the protein MGEEENNNSTSKNSRGCDDDVMVESPAPAKENGRAADPRLQGISDAIRVVPHFPKPGIMFNDITALLLRPAVFKDAVDMFVERYRGMGIAAVAGIEARGFIFGPAIALAIGAKFIPLRKPKKLPGEVISETYVLEYGTDCLEMHVGATEPGERVVVVDDLVATGGTLSAAIKLLERAGADVVECACLIGLPKYKNFYKLNGIPVYILVESRK; this is encoded by the exons ATGGGGGAAGAGGAGAACAACAATAGCACCAGCAAGAACAGCCGcggctgcgacgacgacgtcatGGTGgagtctccggcgccggcgaaggagaacggccgcgccgccgacccgCGGCTCCAGGGCATCTCCGACGCCATCCGCGTCGTCCCGCACTTCCCCAAGCCAG GGATCATGTTCAACGATATCACCGCGCTGCTGCTCCGGCCCGCCGTGTTCAAGGACGCCGTGGACATGTTCGTCGAGCGCTACCGCGGCATGGGCATAGCGGCCGTCGCAG GTATTGAAGCTAGAGGATTCATATTTGGCCCGGCAATTGCGCTAGCCATCGGAGCAAAATTCATACCGTTGCGCAAACCTAAGAAACTCCCAG GTGAGGTAATTTCTGAGACCTATGTACTTGAGTACGGGACGGATTGCTTGGAGATGCATGTTGGAGCTACTGAACCTGGTGAGCGCGTAGTGGTCGTTGATGATTTGGTCGCAACTGGTGGAACACTTTCTGCTGCAATAAAACTTCTTG AGCGAGCTGGAGCTGACGTAGTTGAGTGTGCATGCCTCATTGGCCTTCCTAAGTACAAG AATTTCTACAAGCTCAATGGAATACCAGTTTATATACTGGTGGAGTCTCGCAAATAG